A portion of the Osmia lignaria lignaria isolate PbOS001 chromosome 15, iyOsmLign1, whole genome shotgun sequence genome contains these proteins:
- the LOC117600397 gene encoding uncharacterized protein LOC117600397 isoform X1 — protein sequence MDSNMSTAAFIHRSGGSSGTPSAGMVPSTGGGPGNPTGGGRMAVIGVTRNVRLRRRGASGFGFSLRGGREYAAGFYVSDVQPGSEAHRNGLRVGDQIIRVNGYPVEDAVHQEVALLAKNQQVLVLKIRSVGMIPVKDNPNDPVTWHMVQQQQQQLQYNETGLGAVPSNEVRIRILVGEKGRLGCGVCRGLVPGLTVQGTRDDGPAKAAGLKAGDVIIWCNGQRLTDLPFERAIEVMRSSAILDLIVQRTTPNHLYDCPEPLWTRGSSGYDSETSSMATTSPQPQQNSSYSPQHHQDPRMHHRYPRDDSCYRNGRICCPLALSTSSCSTSEWPQLDLSQEWTRKPNNTTVIRINQNQNQNQNQNHRFMGGQGRPNSRDTYEDDIDNEPLYDPVAPRIDYEVHDFDANPRDEANRRLAYRRDNIRQQDVIYDGPADDIPYHVPKENGSQEGERKTVTTVEVHQSVCPPAPPPPLPYKWPAETKPMNAMGMQMGSTMSMGSTGSTETESSLESSCSKDSASTSSSLSTSSCEPPSTVSYGSITAASTGTNKTNDTIVTTATTAHPTSRNCATRTSPIACTDLSTAITQELQRRAQQRMNNAAKTDAAKEKNLEPRKPPNPEALRAQEQKVTHDKLMEEFKRAHRKMFNSAQQKVHFSDQTPEQEQEKRVLNTSPPNIPPAPPAPPAFTATPAPPAPPPLPLPSKSKPNEDSVEMQSIESFKLKETPNPVIPKPPPTYFQNSVPMTNGSPRHTPTGNKPQVNGKESTSPVSETPKTIPPPPAPNAQNLKSASGKVAIRIGAYEGEAKQPSKLDFLSQQPRNDRNGTEELANGPVVSRLQNELAATLQRSNLRRKTEGEAQPPIKPIPENSAASTNETTNSEAGKLAQSNVEKLASALNNKVTIKVNPENNNR from the exons GTCCGGTGGTTCATCCGGCACACCGAGTGCTGGTATGGTTCCATCGACCGGTGGAGGTCCTGGGAATCCAACAGGAGGCGGTAGGATGGCCGTCATCGGTGTCACCAGGAACGTCAGGCTAAGACGACGCGGAGCATCCGGATTCGGTTTTTCCCTTCGAGGAGGAAGGGAATACGCGGCCGGATTTTACGTCAGCGACGTGCAACCAGGAAGCGAGGCTCATAGAAACGGATTAAGG GTCGGTGATCAAATTATAAGGGTGAACGGGTATCCGGTGGAGGATGCGGTCCATCAGGAAGTTGCGCTTCTAGCGAAGAATCAACAAGTTCTCGTCCTTAAGATTCGAA GCGTGGGAATGATTCCTGTGAAAGA CAATCCGAACGATCCGGTCACCTGGCACATGgtacaacagcaacagcaacagctcCAGTACAACGAAACTGGTTTGGGTGCTGTGCCGAGCAACGAAGTCAGAATTCGAATTCTTGTCGGGGAGAAGGGACGTTTAGGTTGCGGCGTTTGCAGAGGCCTCGTGCCCGGTCTCACCGTTCAG GGTACCAGAGACGACGGACCAGCGAAAGCAGCAGGCTTGAAAGCCGGCGACGTGATCATTTGGTGCAACGGGCAAAGGCTCACCGATCTTCCATTCGAACGAGCCATCGAGGTAATGAGAAGCTCTGCCATCCTGGACCTAATAGTGCAACGAACCACGCCGAATCACCTTTACGACTGCCCGGAGCCACTCTGGACTCGAGGCTCCAGTGGTTACGACTCGGAAACGTCGAGCATGGCTACAACCAGTCCTCAGCCACAACAGAATTCTTCCTATTCGCCTCAGCATCATCAAGATCCGAGAATGCATCATCGATATCCTCGCGATGACTCCTGCTACCGAAATGGAAG GATTTGCTGTCCGTTAGCCTTGTCCACGAGCAGTTGCAGTACCTCGGAATGGCCCCAGCTGGATCTG AGTCAAGAGTGGACAAGGAAACCAAATAACACTACGGTAATTCGTATCAATCAGAACCAGAACCAGAACCAGAACCAGAATCATAGGTTTATGGGTGGACAAGGTCGGCCGAATTCAAGAGACACTTACGAAGATGACATCGACAACGAGCCACTTTACGATCCTGTTGCTCCTAGAATCGATTACGAGGTACACGATTTCGATGCCAATCCCCGTGACGAGGCTAATCGTCGTCTTGCTTACCGACGGGACAATATCAGGCAACAGGACGTCATTTATGATGGCCCTGCTGATGACATTCCCTATCACGTACCCAAA GAAAATGGCTCGCAAGAAGGGGAAAGGAAAACAGTGACGACAGTAGAGGTTCATCAATCAGTGTGTCCACCAGCACCTCCTCCACCTCTTCCTTACAAGTGGCCTGCAg AAACGAAGCCAATGAACGCTATGGGTATGCAAATGGGTAGCACGATGTCGATGGGCAGTACTGGCTCGACCGAGACCGAATCGAGCCTCGAGTCATCTTGCAGCAAAGATTCCGCCTCGACTTCTTCCTCCTTATCGACGTCATCCTGCGAGCCTCCGTCGACGGTTTCCTATGGTTCGATCACTGCTGCCTCGACTGGGACCAATAAAACCAATGACACCATCGTGACCACCGCGACCACCGCGCACCCAACGTCTCGCAATTGCGCCACAAGGACATCGCCGATCGCCTGCACCGACCTAAGCACTGCCATAACGCAAGAATTGCAGAGGCGGGCGCAGCAG AGAATGAACAACGCTGCCAAAACGGATGCCGCTAAGGAGAAAAATCTGGAACCACGGAAGCCTCCGAATCCGGAAGCACTTAGGGCACAGGAACAGAAAGTGACGCACGACAAG CTGATGGAGGAATTCAAACGCGCACACCGGAAGATGTTCAACTCCGCTCAGCAGAAGGTTCACTTCTCTGATCAAACGCCGGAGCAG GAACAAGAGAAGAGGGTATTGAATACATCACCGCCGAATATTCCACCTGCACCTCCAGCACCTCCAGCGTTTACAGCAACCCCCGCTCCGCCAGCTCCTCCTCCACTTCCGCTTCCTTCCAAAAGCAAGCCTAACGAGGATTCGGTGGAGATGCAAAGCATCGAATCTTTTAAATTAAAGGAAACACCCAATCCAGTGATTCCAAAACCACCTCCGACCTATTTCCAGAATTCCGTGCCTATGACGAACGGAAGTCCTCGACATACCCCTACCGGAAACAAACCGCAGGTTAACGGGAAAGAGTCAACAAGTCCCGTATCGGAAACACCGAAGACTATCCCACCACCGCCAGCTCCGAACGCACAAAATTTGAAATCCGCCAGCGGAAAGGTCGCCATTAGGATAGGAGCGTACGAAGGAGAAGCTAAACAGCCTTCCAAGTTGGACTTCCTGTCGCAGCAACCGCGCAACGACAGAAACGGAACCGAGGAACTGGCGAACGGGCCAGTGGTTTCCAGGCTGCAGAACGAATTGGCTGCAACTTTGCAGAGATCGAATTTAAGAAGAAAGACTGAAGGG GAAGCACAACCACCCATCAAGCCGATTCCCGAGAACTCAGCAGCGTCTACCAACGAGACAACGAATTCGGAAGCAGGAAAGCTGGCTCAAAGTAACGTAGAGAAGCTCGCGTCTGCTCTGAACAACAAAGTCACCATCAAAGTGAATCCAGAGAATAATAATCGATAA
- the LOC117600397 gene encoding uncharacterized protein LOC117600397 isoform X2, whose translation MGFQRSGGSSGTPSAGMVPSTGGGPGNPTGGGRMAVIGVTRNVRLRRRGASGFGFSLRGGREYAAGFYVSDVQPGSEAHRNGLRVGDQIIRVNGYPVEDAVHQEVALLAKNQQVLVLKIRSVGMIPVKDNPNDPVTWHMVQQQQQQLQYNETGLGAVPSNEVRIRILVGEKGRLGCGVCRGLVPGLTVQGTRDDGPAKAAGLKAGDVIIWCNGQRLTDLPFERAIEVMRSSAILDLIVQRTTPNHLYDCPEPLWTRGSSGYDSETSSMATTSPQPQQNSSYSPQHHQDPRMHHRYPRDDSCYRNGRICCPLALSTSSCSTSEWPQLDLSQEWTRKPNNTTVIRINQNQNQNQNQNHRFMGGQGRPNSRDTYEDDIDNEPLYDPVAPRIDYEVHDFDANPRDEANRRLAYRRDNIRQQDVIYDGPADDIPYHVPKENGSQEGERKTVTTVEVHQSVCPPAPPPPLPYKWPAETKPMNAMGMQMGSTMSMGSTGSTETESSLESSCSKDSASTSSSLSTSSCEPPSTVSYGSITAASTGTNKTNDTIVTTATTAHPTSRNCATRTSPIACTDLSTAITQELQRRAQQRMNNAAKTDAAKEKNLEPRKPPNPEALRAQEQKVTHDKLMEEFKRAHRKMFNSAQQKVHFSDQTPEQEQEKRVLNTSPPNIPPAPPAPPAFTATPAPPAPPPLPLPSKSKPNEDSVEMQSIESFKLKETPNPVIPKPPPTYFQNSVPMTNGSPRHTPTGNKPQVNGKESTSPVSETPKTIPPPPAPNAQNLKSASGKVAIRIGAYEGEAKQPSKLDFLSQQPRNDRNGTEELANGPVVSRLQNELAATLQRSNLRRKTEGEAQPPIKPIPENSAASTNETTNSEAGKLAQSNVEKLASALNNKVTIKVNPENNNR comes from the exons ATGGGTTTTCAAAG GTCCGGTGGTTCATCCGGCACACCGAGTGCTGGTATGGTTCCATCGACCGGTGGAGGTCCTGGGAATCCAACAGGAGGCGGTAGGATGGCCGTCATCGGTGTCACCAGGAACGTCAGGCTAAGACGACGCGGAGCATCCGGATTCGGTTTTTCCCTTCGAGGAGGAAGGGAATACGCGGCCGGATTTTACGTCAGCGACGTGCAACCAGGAAGCGAGGCTCATAGAAACGGATTAAGG GTCGGTGATCAAATTATAAGGGTGAACGGGTATCCGGTGGAGGATGCGGTCCATCAGGAAGTTGCGCTTCTAGCGAAGAATCAACAAGTTCTCGTCCTTAAGATTCGAA GCGTGGGAATGATTCCTGTGAAAGA CAATCCGAACGATCCGGTCACCTGGCACATGgtacaacagcaacagcaacagctcCAGTACAACGAAACTGGTTTGGGTGCTGTGCCGAGCAACGAAGTCAGAATTCGAATTCTTGTCGGGGAGAAGGGACGTTTAGGTTGCGGCGTTTGCAGAGGCCTCGTGCCCGGTCTCACCGTTCAG GGTACCAGAGACGACGGACCAGCGAAAGCAGCAGGCTTGAAAGCCGGCGACGTGATCATTTGGTGCAACGGGCAAAGGCTCACCGATCTTCCATTCGAACGAGCCATCGAGGTAATGAGAAGCTCTGCCATCCTGGACCTAATAGTGCAACGAACCACGCCGAATCACCTTTACGACTGCCCGGAGCCACTCTGGACTCGAGGCTCCAGTGGTTACGACTCGGAAACGTCGAGCATGGCTACAACCAGTCCTCAGCCACAACAGAATTCTTCCTATTCGCCTCAGCATCATCAAGATCCGAGAATGCATCATCGATATCCTCGCGATGACTCCTGCTACCGAAATGGAAG GATTTGCTGTCCGTTAGCCTTGTCCACGAGCAGTTGCAGTACCTCGGAATGGCCCCAGCTGGATCTG AGTCAAGAGTGGACAAGGAAACCAAATAACACTACGGTAATTCGTATCAATCAGAACCAGAACCAGAACCAGAACCAGAATCATAGGTTTATGGGTGGACAAGGTCGGCCGAATTCAAGAGACACTTACGAAGATGACATCGACAACGAGCCACTTTACGATCCTGTTGCTCCTAGAATCGATTACGAGGTACACGATTTCGATGCCAATCCCCGTGACGAGGCTAATCGTCGTCTTGCTTACCGACGGGACAATATCAGGCAACAGGACGTCATTTATGATGGCCCTGCTGATGACATTCCCTATCACGTACCCAAA GAAAATGGCTCGCAAGAAGGGGAAAGGAAAACAGTGACGACAGTAGAGGTTCATCAATCAGTGTGTCCACCAGCACCTCCTCCACCTCTTCCTTACAAGTGGCCTGCAg AAACGAAGCCAATGAACGCTATGGGTATGCAAATGGGTAGCACGATGTCGATGGGCAGTACTGGCTCGACCGAGACCGAATCGAGCCTCGAGTCATCTTGCAGCAAAGATTCCGCCTCGACTTCTTCCTCCTTATCGACGTCATCCTGCGAGCCTCCGTCGACGGTTTCCTATGGTTCGATCACTGCTGCCTCGACTGGGACCAATAAAACCAATGACACCATCGTGACCACCGCGACCACCGCGCACCCAACGTCTCGCAATTGCGCCACAAGGACATCGCCGATCGCCTGCACCGACCTAAGCACTGCCATAACGCAAGAATTGCAGAGGCGGGCGCAGCAG AGAATGAACAACGCTGCCAAAACGGATGCCGCTAAGGAGAAAAATCTGGAACCACGGAAGCCTCCGAATCCGGAAGCACTTAGGGCACAGGAACAGAAAGTGACGCACGACAAG CTGATGGAGGAATTCAAACGCGCACACCGGAAGATGTTCAACTCCGCTCAGCAGAAGGTTCACTTCTCTGATCAAACGCCGGAGCAG GAACAAGAGAAGAGGGTATTGAATACATCACCGCCGAATATTCCACCTGCACCTCCAGCACCTCCAGCGTTTACAGCAACCCCCGCTCCGCCAGCTCCTCCTCCACTTCCGCTTCCTTCCAAAAGCAAGCCTAACGAGGATTCGGTGGAGATGCAAAGCATCGAATCTTTTAAATTAAAGGAAACACCCAATCCAGTGATTCCAAAACCACCTCCGACCTATTTCCAGAATTCCGTGCCTATGACGAACGGAAGTCCTCGACATACCCCTACCGGAAACAAACCGCAGGTTAACGGGAAAGAGTCAACAAGTCCCGTATCGGAAACACCGAAGACTATCCCACCACCGCCAGCTCCGAACGCACAAAATTTGAAATCCGCCAGCGGAAAGGTCGCCATTAGGATAGGAGCGTACGAAGGAGAAGCTAAACAGCCTTCCAAGTTGGACTTCCTGTCGCAGCAACCGCGCAACGACAGAAACGGAACCGAGGAACTGGCGAACGGGCCAGTGGTTTCCAGGCTGCAGAACGAATTGGCTGCAACTTTGCAGAGATCGAATTTAAGAAGAAAGACTGAAGGG GAAGCACAACCACCCATCAAGCCGATTCCCGAGAACTCAGCAGCGTCTACCAACGAGACAACGAATTCGGAAGCAGGAAAGCTGGCTCAAAGTAACGTAGAGAAGCTCGCGTCTGCTCTGAACAACAAAGTCACCATCAAAGTGAATCCAGAGAATAATAATCGATAA